The genomic segment CAGGATGGGTTCGGCGGTGCAGCCGAAGGCCAGGTCGTTGGTGCCGTAGTAGTAGAGGACGCCGGTGACTCCGTGCAGGGCGAGCACATCGCGGTCCAGCCGGGCGAGCGCGTCCAGGCCGGCGACGCGATCCGGGGTGCCGGGACAGGCGTTCGAACTGGTGGTGCCGCTGATCCCGGCGTTCGCGATGGCGAGCTTGCCGGTGCGGCGGGCCAGGTCGTCGGTCCAGCGGCGGTTGGTGCCCAGTTCGGTGCAGCCGGGCCCGCAGTTGGTGCTGCCCACGCCGTCGACCACCGAACTGCCGTAGGCGACGATCGTGCCGCGCAGGCCGCGGTTGCGCACGTCGACCGCGCTGACCAGGTAGGTCGAGGTGACGGTTTCGGTGTACGCCGTGCCGGCGGGATCGGCGGTGTGGTCACCCGCGCCCGCGGGGGTCAGGTAGTTCTCGCGGAACGCCGAGTCGTGCTGGCCGGGGACAACCGTGCCCGCGATGTACATGCTGATGCCGAGGTCGGTGTCCGGCTGGGTGCGCAGGTCGGTGTCGTCGCTCCAGACCTCGCCGCCGGGCGGGATGGTGACCGCGGGCTGACCGCGGAAGGTCAGCGGCCGGACGCCGGTGACCGAAGCGGCCGGTCCGCTCAGGCCCGCGGTCGCGCGGTCGATGGTCAGCGGGGTCTTGCCGAAGGTGTTCTGCACGCG from the Amycolatopsis magusensis genome contains:
- a CDS encoding GDSL-type esterase/lipase family protein; its protein translation is MKRSRKIAVFGAAVLLLAGSLMGSAPAAETQRSPWFTSWAQSQQALSAKTVQNQSVRMVTHLSQGGDAVRIRVQNTFGKTPLTIDRATAGLSGPAASVTGVRPLTFRGQPAVTIPPGGEVWSDDTDLRTQPDTDLGISMYIAGTVVPGQHDSAFRENYLTPAGAGDHTADPAGTAYTETVTSTYLVSAVDVRNRGLRGTIVAYGSSVVDGVGSTNCGPGCTELGTNRRWTDDLARRTGKLAIANAGISGTTSSNACPGTPDRVAGLDALARLDRDVLALHGVTGVLYYYGTNDLAFGCTAEPILDSYRQVFQRLRDAGIAVYVTPITPRPGYTAQNNLDRHEVGTFTQRWNNCSGTCDGVVDFDQVLKDPSQPNGIHPPYDNGDGVHANAAGQQALADFVSLPMLTGRG